Genomic segment of Drosophila ananassae strain 14024-0371.13 chromosome 2L, ASM1763931v2, whole genome shotgun sequence:
GATTGTGAAAAACGGTCAACAGCTTTATTTCATGTAGTgctatttttggttttagtgATTTTAGACAATCAGTTATTAACCTCATCGTCACTTCCGCATCTTGTAACCCCTTCTCTGCAAACATTTCTATATTACAGCTCAAAAATAGACGGAAAGGAACAGAAACATGTATTCGAAAATCTTTCGCACTGTGATAATCGGAGCTCCTGGCTCCGGAAAGGGCACCATTTCCGAACTTATCGTCCAAACCTTTGGATTTCTCCATATTTCGTCTGGAGACATCCTGCGCCAGAACATAATGAACAACACCGATTTGGGGAAGAAAGCACGACAGTACATCAGTTCCGGGAGACTAGTGCCGGATGAAATCCTGAACAAAACAATGCTTGGTCGTATCACAGAAGTGGGAAACAAGTCTTACATCCTGGATGGATTTCCACGAAATAAAGAACAGGCCGAAGTTCTGGCCGGCAGTGAGCATATTGATGCCGTGATCAATCTCGTAGTTGCACATGACGTAATCATAGATCGAGTCAAGAACCGATGGATCCACCCTCCCTCTGGAAGGGTCTACAACATTGGCTTTAACGATCCAAGGGTACCTGGAAAAGATGATGAAACAGGCGAACCGTTGGTGCAGCGCGAAGATGATAAGCCAGAGGTGGTGAAAAAACGCCTGCAGCTCTACGATAAAATAATGCTCCCAGTTTTAGAATATTACAAAGATAGAGGTATTGTCACCACTTTTAGGGGTTCAAGGAGCAAGGAAATCTGGCCGCGAGTAGAACTCTTCCTTAGAGAAAAGATCCATAAGTGCCCTTGATCCAATATGTGATCCAATGCCCGTACTGAAATTGAATTCCACCCATTGGGCACAAAATACCGATAagtaaaaattgcaaaaacaaACTGCATATAGAgctataagaaataaaaaattattttttcaactttttagGATAATCATGGACATTTcatagaaaatattttcaataaagcAACGCCTAATAAAAGTCAATCTTCAAGTGTTGCATTTTCTATGAGAAGCTATGGCtaccttaaaaatattacatcATGTGTTTAATTAAGTGCATATtgtttctataaatatttgtatatgtaTGTCTAAGATACGGATGGGGGCAgacaaaataattgaattcgAGAAGCCTTACAATGTGAAATGGAATCATTTAGTCAGCAGATACTTTCTTATTTTAGGCTCCGCAGCTCTTCTTTATTATGAACCTTTGTTTCTTATTGTAGTACGTGCTCTGataataaaatgtttgttatATATGGCGCTGATAACGTAACAACAGTCTTTTAGCTTTAGGAAAACATCCATCTATTTTTATCGCTTAAGGCAAGTAATATGCTAGGAGCTTGACATTTATGGCTTCACCTGATGGACACACTTGGCAGAAATGCCCTTTCACTTGGGAGTAGCGCATCAGAACCCGAAAGATGCGGGATAAGGTGACGCTCCCTTTTCTCCCGTTGCTCTCACACATGCATGGGTCACCAGCAGCTGTGAACCTCTCACACACACCTGCACAAGGGCAAATCACAACAGAGAGGTTCATCGAATACAGTAAAGGGTCTATATTATGTGAAGTATACAAAGTTGCTTAGAATAAAAACTTATTCATAATTTCtaagtaaattaaaaaatttctcaaatatttgttttctttaaaagtcattttatgttgaaaattttaatgatTGATTATTTAGAAACATTTAGAAAATTTTCGTATTTTTATCGGCTTTGTAAGATTCTTCATAAAACTATTTCCAAGCTACTTTACTTATAAATAGACTTTTTGCaaaaaacaccttttttttacttttaaagtAGCTTTTATTTTGGCCATTAGTGTACTGAGAGCGTTCTCTTACCTCTCTCAGACCTGACTTGTCGCTTGGGCCAAATTACGGCATTTTCGGCATTGGAGCAGAAACTCTTGTGCCTCTCTTCGCACGCTCCCCCTCCCGACCAACCGTTCGCTCGCACTCTGGGGCCTTGCCATTTCCTGAAACAAATGCCAGAGCCCCAAGATGCGAACCGAACTGAAGGAAAGTGGATGCAATTGAATTCTTATCGATGAATGAAAGGCGGGTGCAAAAGGCAATTGGAGGAATTCGCCAGGGCCGAAAGAATCACAGCATCGGTTGTTGGGGGGAGAGGAAGGTTGGGTCATAAAATGGCTGCTCTGCTTTGTGGAGTTCTTTGTTTATGCGAATGGGGCCGCAACGGCGACGGGTCCAGCTGGCTAGCGGGCAAACAATGGACACGACATCGAAACCACAACTGGCTGGCTGACTGTGCGGGAGTTTGAGTCATAGATGATGCAAGCCGGTCTTGTGGGGAAATAGTGTTTCAGGGAACTGGTGGCACCCGGATCCCAGGAATGCTTAACCTTTACTCACCGCGTATTTTGGTGCGCTTGCTGAGATTCATCCAGATTTCGCCGCGAATGATGTCGCCGGCGAAATAGACGCACTCGGCACTGTCCAGCGTGATACGCAACCGCTCGCTTTCCATTCTGCCAATAGTGCCAATGATGAAGATGCCCCCGCTCTCATCAAACGCttatccaaaaataatttcgTCATCAAAATGCCGCAACATACAAAACGATGCACTACGGACTTGTATGCAGAATAATAGTACTAcaacacacagacacacacccAACTATAACCAGGCCGAAATACTACACACCGCGagctttttccttttttttccttttgggTATAATGGTCACTTCTTCGGAAAATTAGAAACTTCAAATGCAAGGTGACACCCGCACTCACAAGTGTTTGGCTTTAAGAACTTTGTCGCACGCTTTGGGTAATTTAATTCGATTGACTCGGTTCGGGCGGGttgaataattaaatttcttaTAAATTTACGAGATCCGAGCGTTCTGATGTTGTTGTAGTTGCTCTCTCAGCTGTTTTCCGATAACCAAGAGAGCGCTTTTTCGATAATAAATAGGAGATTGTGAGTGGAGCTGCCaatcaaataataatagttATGGCGGctgttttaaattattttaaattaataattacttCTATATATGAAAAATGCTAAACTTTATTCCTAATTTAACTTTTTTCAGAAGTCCTAGGATATTCAGCGATGCCAAAATtcgaatttaaaaattataaatgagatcttgaaaaaaatatttttggaataaatttaaaatctaTTATAGAACAAGTCcgtataattaattaaacccTAAATTGATTCAAACTatgtaaaattttttcaaaattatacaaataaataagGTAAGCAAAATactagaaaataaaattttgttatCTAGTGCATTTGGTCATACTAATTGTAAATCGATAACCGATAAAGGCAAGGTAGAAGAAGCAGACGGTAAACAAACATGGTAAGTtgctatatatttttatttattatgaatAAAATCTATAATATCTGTACCATTTCAGGCGAGAAATGCGGAAAAGGCAATGTGAGTATAAACATTATCAAAATAAACTTCATAATGTTTCATAAACTGCCACTTTCTTCCCTGTAGGACAACCTTGGCACGTTGGCGGGCCGCCAAGGAAGTCGAATCCGGCGAAAAGGAACGCCGGCCGTATTTGGCCTCGGAGTGCCACGATCTGCCCCGATGTGAGAAGTTCCGCCTGGAGATTATCAGAGAGATATCCAAGAAAGTGGCTCAGATACAAAATGGTACTTATAATGTACTGAAGGTAGAAGTGTGATACCATTTCTAATTTCTATCACTTATTATTTCAGCCGGTTTGGGAGAATTCCGCATTCGTGATCTCAATGATGAAATCAACAAGCTGCTTAGAGAGAAGCGCCATTGGGAAAACCAAATTTCCTCACTTGGCGGCCCCCATTACAGAAGGTATGGTCCCAAGATGTTCGATGCGGAGGGACGTGAAGTTCCCGGAAATAGGGGCTACAAGTACTTTGGAGCTGCAAAGGACTTACCGGGCGTTCGAGAGCTCTTTGAACAGGATCCGCCTCCACCACCTAGAAAATCCCGCGCTGAACTCATGAAAGACTTCGATGCTGCGTATTATGGCTATCGGGATGATGAAGACGGCGTTCTAATTCCTATTGAAGAACGAATTGAACGAGCTGCCATACAAAAGGCTGTGCAAGAGTGGCGCGAGAAAATGGCCAGAGATGGACGTATCATTGatgacgacgaggaggaggacgaaaTATACCCACTGTCAGGGCCCGCCCGTGAAGCTGCCGAAGATGCCAAAGCCAGAGCAGCAGTGGAGGATCCACACGGCCTGTTGGCTCCCAAATTTACTGCCCATGTGCCTGTTCCCACGCAGCAGGATGTCCAGGAAGCTTTGCTCCGCAAACGAAAGCAAGAACTGCTTGAAAAATACGCGGGAGGGGCaaattaatttgaataaactttccaattttttagttttgaattttatttttgtgttttattttcaagTTCCTAGCTTTCAAGGGTGTGCAAGAAGAGATCAAAGAGGATTTTGCACGaaaaccaaaagaaaaaattttatgaaacaaaataatttatttcaacagTTCACGTGTCCTGAGCGTATTTTGTATCCAAATACGATAGAGAACTGTTTTCAAAACGACAATTCCAActcaaaaatcgaaaaatcaTTTGTTAGCTGAAAAATATTGGTTTTTGGGTATCCTACCCATtgatttcttaaaaattacAAGGCACTTCCAATGTGCTGAAGTCGCTTAAActagaaaaatggaaaaaatgtcttggtatttaattaaaattggaaACGGTCAAAGTCACGCCCGCCTCCGCGACTTCCCCCGTAACGACCTCCGCCGAAACGACCGCCGCCACTTCCTCCTCCGAAGGCACTTCCTTCGGCAGCACGACGGTCTTTCATGGCCTTGAAACGCGTAGCCATGTTGTACAGCTCCGGGGGAACATCTTGCTCTGCCTCCTGCAGGATATCAATGAGTTCCTTGGCCATGCCCCAGTCTTCGCGGGTAACAAAGCTAATGGAGGTGCCTTTGCGTCCGGCGCGTCCAGTTCGACCCACACGGTGAACATACTCCTCAATATTACGCGGAAAGTCATAATTAATGACGTGCCTAAAAGTCaaataaagtgaaataaaaacttaaaaattattcGCATCTTAGCTTACGAGATGTCCTCAATGTCCAAGCCTCGCGAAGCCACATCAGTGG
This window contains:
- the LOC6501044 gene encoding GTP:AMP phosphotransferase AK3, mitochondrial; amino-acid sequence: MYSKIFRTVIIGAPGSGKGTISELIVQTFGFLHISSGDILRQNIMNNTDLGKKARQYISSGRLVPDEILNKTMLGRITEVGNKSYILDGFPRNKEQAEVLAGSEHIDAVINLVVAHDVIIDRVKNRWIHPPSGRVYNIGFNDPRVPGKDDETGEPLVQREDDKPEVVKKRLQLYDKIMLPVLEYYKDRGIVTTFRGSRSKEIWPRVELFLREKIHKCP
- the LOC6501045 gene encoding pre-mRNA-splicing factor ISY1 homolog, with the protein product MARNAEKAMTTLARWRAAKEVESGEKERRPYLASECHDLPRCEKFRLEIIREISKKVAQIQNAGLGEFRIRDLNDEINKLLREKRHWENQISSLGGPHYRRYGPKMFDAEGREVPGNRGYKYFGAAKDLPGVRELFEQDPPPPPRKSRAELMKDFDAAYYGYRDDEDGVLIPIEERIERAAIQKAVQEWREKMARDGRIIDDDEEEDEIYPLSGPAREAAEDAKARAAVEDPHGLLAPKFTAHVPVPTQQDVQEALLRKRKQELLEKYAGGAN